Genomic DNA from Chitinophaga lutea:
CGGCAGGGAAATGATTTATCACTTAAACCCCCATAAAATGAAAGAGATAGCAGACTTCCTCGAACCGTTTCGCAAAATGTGGGACGACCGGTTTAACAAACTGGAAGACATCATGAAAAAGTATAAACCTAAAAAATAACATCTATATGGAACGAAAAACCAAACTAAATGCTGAAGAAGGCAAACACGACATCCTGGTGACCCGGGAATTCGACCTGCCGCTGGAACTGCTCTTTAAAGCTTATGAAGATCCCGAAATCGTTGAACAGTGGATGGGCACGAAAGTGCTGAAACTCGAGAACAAACAGCACGGCGGCTGGCAGTACGAAACCAAAGACCCGCAGGGGAACGTGGTGTTCCGCGCCAATGGGACCATTCATGAGTTTGTTCCCAACCAGAAAATCATACGGACGTTCCAGATGGAGAATACGCCGTATCCCGTTCAGCTGGAGTTCCTCGAGTTTGAAAAATTAACGGACGACACCAGCAAACTGAGTATGCAGATCGTGTACCGGTCGGTGGCGGACAGGAACGAAATGCTGAAACTGCCGTTTGCGTACGGCATCAATATGGCACATGATCTTTTACAAAAAATTGTTGGCAAACTAAAATAATGTACCATGTCAAAAAGAAATAAAATCATCTATTGGATCGCCACCATCTGGCTTTCATTGGGCATGTTGTCGACCGGGATTGTACAGGTGCTGAATAAGGAGTCTGAAATGGAGTTTATCGTACGCCTTGGTTATCCCACCTATTTCCTGGCCATCCTGGGTATCTGGAAAATCCTGGGTGTGGTGGCGATATTGATTCCCCGGTATCCGCTGCTGAAAGAATGGGCCTATGCCGGTTTCTTCTTTTCCATGACCGGAGCGATCTTTTCGCACATTGCGGCCGGGACCCCGGGTGAAATGTTCCCGTCCGTGCTGCTGCTGGCCCTCACGATTTTATCCTGGTATTTCAGGCCGGCCGAAAGGAAACTCGTTTTGTTGAACGTTAAAAACCAATAACCATGAATCCTGCAGTTGATTTCTTCTTCGACAAAGCCAAAAAGTGGCAGAAAGAACTGGAGCAATTGAGAAAGATCATGCTGGCCTGCGGGCTTACGGAAGAGCTGAAATGGGGTGTGCCCTGTTACACCCACCAGGGCAGCAACATCGTTTTGATACACTCGTTTAACGATTACTGCGCGCTGCTGTTTTTCAAGGGCGCCCTGCTGAACGATACCGAGGGTATTTTAATCCAGCAAACGGAAAATGTACAGGCGGCGCGCCAGATCAGGTTTACCGGCCTCAAGGAAATCGTCAGTATGGCGCCTGTGCTGAAGACCTATGTGTATGAAGCCATTTCGGTGGAAGAAGCCGGGCTGACGGTGAAGATGAAAAAGACGGCGGAGTTCAATGTTCCGGAAGAGTTCCAGGAGAGGCTGGATAAAATGCCCGCATTGAAAACCGCTTTCGAGGGATTGACACCGGGACGGCAGAGAGGGTACCTGCTTTATTTTTCTTCGGCCAAACAATCCAAAACCCGGATATCCAGGGTAGAGAAATATATGCAGCAAATCCTTGACGGAAAGGGGCTGGAAGATAAATAAACACGTGTGCGGGGTGAAAGCCCCGCACGCCATTTATGCCGAAGCCCGCTAGCGAATAGTCCCCAGAATGTACTCCACCGTCTTGTCTCTGCCTGAAATATCATCCTGCAGCGTATTCCCCGCCATAACATCCGGTTGAACCGGCCCGTTTTTCTTCCGATGGCAATCCGCTCCTGTACTGAGTGAAGTGGTAGACTGTATCCTGATTTTGCTGTTCGGCAGTGTTATTACAAACGCTTCTCCAAAGTCTTTTACATTTTCTCCCGTAGGCTGGCCCACGATAGTGCCGAGCCCGTAGGTCTTAACAACGTCCGCAACGGCCATCGCACTGGAAAAGGTGAACGGGCCCGTGATGAAGTAAATTTTTCCTTTGAATCGAATGTTGTTCCCGAAGGGATTTTCTTTTGGGAGGCAGCTGTTTTCGCTGGCCCATACAGCGCCGTTGGTTTTTTGCAGGTAGGCTGAGGTGGTGTCGCCACCCGCTTTCAACTGGTCTTTATATGGCTGGCTGATTTTCCAGTGTTTGGTGCCCCAGGTATATTTTTTATCGCTGATATAGCTGAACAGCAAATCGCCCAGGTCGGTGTTCCCTCCGCTGTTTTGCCGGAGGTCGATGGCGAGGTGCTGGATACCGGCTTCGTTGAACTGCCGGAAACTGGTGTCGAGGAAAGCCCTGAATTGATCTATGTCGCCACTCAGGCTCCGGATATCGATGTACCCCAGTTTTTGTTGCAGGATCTGGTGGGTATACGGCTGAACGATATGCGGCATGGACGCCGATAAGGCTTTTTTAAATGTGACGCCTGCGATGGGGGCGCTTTTTCCCGCCATGCCGTTTCTGTTTTTGTAGCCCAGCACGAAGGGGGGGCGGATGTTCCTGAGAAACAGGAAATAGCTGAAGAGCCTGCCCGCCGCTTCTTCACGGAAAGACGGCAATCCCGCTATGCCGGCTTCCGCCTGCCGGAAAAGTGTATTGATATTTTCGCCGTTGATATCCGTGATCGCCGCACCGGCGGGAATACCGAGGTCCTTTGCGAGACTGGCCGGTACATACAATTGGTGACTGTTGGCCAGCAACCGGTAAGGAAAAAACTGTTCCTTCCCGAATTCTTCCCTGAACACCGGTTGCCCCGGTACGGGCGTGCTATGGGCGTCGCCCAGCAGCGCCGTAACCTGGTAAAACAGGGATACGAAGTCACGGATACCGATGGAATCGCCCATGGAATGTTTGATGGCTGCAATCCGGTTATCATACGCTTTCTCCGTGATGTGCAGGAAAGGCTGGTAGTGAGATGCCTTCACCGTACGGACGTAAAAATCAATGTCTTCCTCCGCCTGCTGCCGTGTAAGGGCCGTTTGTGCCCAACCGTTCCCTGGATGCAGGATGAAGGCACACACGATTATCAGGGCAGCTTTTACCGGGAGGAGCTTGAAGCATGCAGGTATTCCGTTTCGAACCATTATTTGAGCCGGTATGATTCTTTTATGAACGACCGACCGGCAAGTATAATTATTTTTCCGGAGACGGCGGCCGGCGCACAGCATATGATCTCCCGAACTTTCATTGTATCTTGGGTGAATGATACGCCCCGCTATGAAAACGATATCCATCCTCTCCGTCTGTATCTTATCTGCCTGGTTCTCCGCCGGCGCACAGATCGACACCACCCTGTTGTGCCGCGGCAACTATTACACAGAAGCCGAAGGAAAGGCCGCACTTGAAAAAGCGGCCGCTACCTGGCACAACCGGCAAACCTGGGAGCAGCGGGCCGCCCGCATCCGGCGCGGCATCCTGGAAGGGGCGGGGATGAACCGTTTCCCCGGTGATGCGCCCCTGAAGCCCATTATCCGCAGCAAAAAAACGTTCGACGGCTACACCGTTGAGAACGTCGCTATAGAAAGCATGCCGGGTTTCTTCGTCACGGGCAATCTTTACAAACCCACGGCCAGGCGGAAGTCGTATCCTGCCGTACTGTCGCCGCATGGCCACGCCAAAGAACCTCCCCGCTTCACCGAAGGGGTACAGAAGCGTTGTGCGACCCTCGCACGGATGGGGGCGATCGTGTTCGTGTATGATATGATCGGGGTGGGGGAATCCGACCAATGCTCGCACAAACACCCGCAAGGCGTGGCGCTTCAGCTCCACAACAGCAAACGGGCGCTGGACTTCCTCAGCTCATTACCCGAAGTGGATAAAAAACGGATCGCAATGACGGGGGAGTCCGGCGGCGGTACGCAGACGTTCCTGCTGGCTGCGACAGACGACCGTATTGCGGTGTCGGTGCCGGTGGTGATGGTGTCTGCACACTTTTTCGGAGGATGCATTTGCGAAAGCGGGATGCCGGTGCACAAAAGCAAAGATCATCAAACCAGCAATGTGGAGATCGCCGCGCTTTTCGCACCCAAACCAATGCTGCTGATCTCCGATGGAAAAGACTGGACAAAGAATACCCCTGGCGTCGAATACCCCTACATACGGAGCGTTTACCGTTTGTACGGCCGCGAAAGGAACATCGAAAATCTCCATCTCCCCGATGAGGGACACGACTACGGATTCTCAAAACGAAAAGGCGCTTATGCGTTCCTGGCCAAACACCTCGGGCTTTCATTGAAACCGGTAACGGACACCGCCGGCGTGGTAAACGAGGATTCTGTCACGATTCAGACGCGGGATGAGCTGGCTGTATTCGATGCCCGGCATCCGCGGCCGGCTTATGCGGTGAAGGGAGACGATGCGGTGATCGGGTTGTTGAGGCGGTAGCGGTATTTCGTTTGCGTACTCAGCCGTCTATTGTAATGTACTGGGGCTCATCATCTTTAAAGACCTTCATCGTGGATTGTCGTATTCAACGCTTCTTCACCTCGGCCACTTCTTCCCTGATCTTCGCATTCACATCCACCTTCGCGCCGCTGAACGCTACAATCGTGGTGCCGCGCTCCCGGGCGAAGCGGTTCGTGAGCGAATCCGCCACTACAACGGTATCGAAATACGGGCTGATGTCCCGTAACTCCTGTTCCACTTCATCGTAAGAGATTACCCGCACGAGATTGCGGTAGGGACGGCTCAGCTCGAACCATTCTACATAATCCGCGTTGAAGGAAACGGCGCGCACTTTCCCGTTCGTATAATAATTGATCGCGCCGGCCTGACCGTAGTTATCGCAAAGCACAAGCGTATTGCCGGGGTCGGGGTAGGCGGCATGCACCTTCGCCACTTTCTGCGCCAGCTCTTTCCAGCCCTGCATATCCGCGAAGTCCTGCGGGAGGGAGTGGTCCTTCCCGTCTTCCCAGCGCAGCAGGCCAAGGGCTTTGTAGCGGTCGCCGTTTTGTTCGATATAAGCGGGACTTTTATTCGGGAATACCACGCTGTACATGGGCAGGAAAAGCAGCACCGGTATGGCGACGGCTACCGGCTGCAGGTATCGTTTCCAGCCTTCCTGCAACAGTACGCCGAGGTATGCCGCGCCGAACGCGATGTAAACCGGATAGAGGCCGATCGCGTAATAATCCTTCGCCTTGAAATAGATAAAAGTGGCCAATGTGAACACCAATGCCCAAAAGAAAAGCCGGTATTTCCGGAAGGGAGCGTAAGCCCATAAAGCATAGAGCCCGGCCAGGATGATGAACAGCGCCCCCAAAAAAAACAGCAACTGCGTTTTCAGAAAGTCTACCCGGTCCACATTCACCAGCTGCGTTTTGGCCAGTTCCTTCATGTGCCACACCACGGGGAAGTTGTTCGAATATTGCCAGACGAGGTTGGGCGCGATCAGCACGAGCCCTGTAAGAATGGCGAAATAAAAATGCCTGTTCGTGAAAATCCGCCGGTGCTCCGTCAGCAGAATGGCCGGCAGTAGCCCGATGAGCTGGAATACGACGTTGTATTTGTTCAGGAACCCGATGGCGAACACCACGGCGCCGATGTATAACCACCTGGGATGTTCGTTCTGGATGTAGCGTATCAGCGCGTAATAAAATGCCGTCCAGCATAACACGTCCAGCGAGTTGGGCTGGTACAGGATGTTTAACCTCAACAGCACGGAAAACAGCACCCCGGTAGCGCCTAATATTAAAGCGAAGAGGTTTCCTTTCAGTGATTCGATGGCTTTCCAGACTACCACCATGGTCAGCGCGCCGAAAAGTGCGGGGAAGAACTTTACCCAGAAAATACCATTGCCCAGCAGGCCTACGATCCGGGAGAGCCAGGCGGTGAGCGGCGGAACGGAAATGTATCCCCAGGCCGGGTGGCGCGCCTGGTCGAGGTAAAGGAATTCATCACGGTGGAGCTCGTATTCCGGGCCGATCAGCGAGTAATGCAAAATGAATTTAAGAAGAACGAACCCGGCTAAAATGAGATGCTTTTTGTTCATGGCGTGAAATGTTAGTGAGACGGTTGATCACATTTCCAGTCCTCGTCGGGCGCCGCGCCCGGTGAATTTATTTCATTTTCGGGAATCCCTGGCCTGTCCGGTAAAACGCCGGGCTACCCCTGCAGAAACTTCAGGTTCCGCCGTATTCCCGCGTATTTGCTCCGCTTCAGGGGTGAATGCCGGAAGATGCGTTTGAATTCCTCTTCCGTCAGTTCTTCCCATTGGGCGGTGGTGAAATCGAGCACTTCGGGTATGGGTGTAAACGTGGTATTGGGAGAAGAAAAGCGGTTCCAGGGGCAAACATCCTGGCAGATATCGCAGCCGAACATCCAGTTGTCGAATTTTCCTTCCATCTGCCCGGGGATAAGGGCGTCTTTCAGTTCGATGGTGTAATAGGAAATACACCGGCTGCCGTCTACCACTGTTGGCGATACCAATGCGCCGGTGGGGCAGGCGTCGAGGCAGCGGGTGCAGCTGCCGCAATAGTCGCCGGTAGGGGCATCGTAGAGCAGGGGCACGTCTACGATCAGGGTGGCGATAAAGAAGAAGGAACCGGCCTGTTTATGGATGAGGTTCCCGTTTTTGCCGATCCACCCGAGGCCGCTCCGCTGCGCCCAGCTGCGTTCCAGTACGGGGGCGGAGTCCACGAAACCACGGCCCTGGATATCGCCCAGGAAACCGCGCAGTTCGGCCAGGAATTCGTTCAGCTTGCCGCGTATGACCTCGTGATAATCAGCGCCATATGCGTATTTGGCAATCTTCGGCGCGTCCGGCTGCTGGGTGGCGGAAGGATAGTAGTTCAGCAGCAGCGTGATCACGCTTTGGGCGCCCTCTACCAGCTTGCGGGGGTCTATCCGCTTGTCGAAGTAGTTGGCCATATACCCCATATTGCCGTGCATGCCTTTGTTGAGCCATTGCTCCAGCCGGAAGGCGTCTTCGGTTAACTCCTCCGCTTTGGCGATGCCGCAATGGTCAAAGCCCAGGGCACGGGCCTTTTCTTTGACCAACCGCGTATTTTTCTCTAAAAGCTGCATTTGTGTGCAAGTTACACCTATGTGTCATAAAAATGTATACTTTTAGGCCTAGTTTCGAATCCCTCAATACCTTTCAATGCAGATTAAAACTTACACCCTGCTGTTTGGAGCCTTCTGTTTGTCCCTTTGCGCCGTTGCCCAGGACAAAAGTTCAGCCCGTTTCGGGAAAATCACACCCGAAGATTTTAAAACCGATGCATACAAGATCGACACCGGCACCAGCGCCGTCATCGTAGCCGATATCGGCTCTTCTTCCTTTGAATCCGGCACCGACTGGTTCATCCAGGTGTACAAACGGTACAAAAGGATTCACATCCTGAATAAAAACGGCTACGACGAAGCTAATGTCTCCATTTACCTCCACCAGGAAGGCTCACGCGAAGAGCGAGTCAGCAACCTGAAAGCGGTGACCTACAACCTGGAAGACGGCAAAGTGGTGGAAACCAAACTCGAGAGCAAGGGTGTGTTTACCGACAAATACGACGAAAACACCGTGCTGAAAAAATTCACCCTGCCGGCCGTGAAAGAAGGGTCGATCATTGAATTTTCCTACACCATCAATTCCGAATTCTTTTCCCGCCTGCGGCCCTGGGCTTTCCAGGACGCCGAGCATCCCGTACTGTGGAGTGAATATGAGATCACCCTGCCGGAATATTACGAATATATCTTCCTCAGCCAGGGTTATCATCCGTTCCATATCAAAGACAGCGAAAACAGCCGCAAGAACTTTTCTTTCCGGATGGCTGCAGACGGGCCGTATGGCTCCAGCACCGGGCGTTCCGAAACGGTGTCCGTCAATCCCGGTGTTACCCGCCACCGCTGGGTCATGAAGGATGTGGCGCCGCTGAAAGAAGAAGGTTTTGTGACTACTCTGTCCAATCACGTTTGTTATATCGAATTCCAGCTGGCGGCGGAACGGTTCCCGAACCAGCCGGTGCGCAACCACATGAATACCTGGCCGAAGTTTATGGAAACGATGATGAAGGCCGAATATTACGGCGCGGCGCTCGATAAAAACAACAACTTCATGAGCGATGAAGTAAAGACATTGACGGCCGGCGCTGCTACCGAAAAGGAGAAAGCGGAAAAGGTCTTCGCCTACGTGCGCGATAACTTCACCTGCACGGATTATTCCATCCGCTATGCGGACCAGTCCCTGAAAACCACCTTCACCAAAAAAAGCGGCTCGGTGACGGAGATCAACCTCGTGCTGGTGGCGATGCTGCGGCAAGCCGGTTTGCAGGCGGCGCCGGTGCTGCTGAGCACCCGTAATCACGGTAAAGTATACGCGCTGTATCCTATCGCATCGCGGTTTAATTATACCATCGCCAGCGTACAGGCAGACGGTGCGGAATATACGCTCGACGCCACCCGCCCTTATCTCGGGTTCGGTAAACTGCACGCTTCGTGTTACAACGGCCATGCGAGACTGGTAACAGTCGATGCGGGCGCCCTGGCATTTGAAGCGGATTCACTGAGAGAATACAAAGTGACCGGGATCTTTATTGCTCCCGATGAGAAAGGTGTGCTGACGGGCCACTTCCAGCAGCAACCCACCTATTTTGAATCGTACGACCTGCGCGCGAAAATCAAGGAGAAAGGCGAAGAAACCTATTTTAAAGACATCGCCAAAGGGTACTCTACCGACATCAACCTGAAAAACGGTAAAATCGACAAACTGAAAGATTATGCCGAGCCCGTGCTCGTGGAATATGATTTTACGCTAAACACAGACTCAGATAACGGAATGATTTACCTGCACCCGATGTTCTCCGAGTCGCTGCGCAGCAACCCTTTCAAATCGGCCGTACGCGCCTATCCCGTTGAGATGCCGGCCGTGCCTGATGCGAATTTCACCCTCAGCATCCAGCTGCCGGACAACTATACGGTGGAAGAAATTCCCAAGTCCACCATCGTTAAATACAACGACGGCGAAGGGCTGTTCCAGTTCCTCGTACAGCAAACCGGGAATATGATCCAGCTGCGTTCCCGCGTGAAACTCACCCGCGCCAATTACCTGCCGGAGGAATACGACAGCCTGCGCGAATTCTACGACGTGATCGTGAAAAAACATGCGGAACAGATTGTTTTAAAGAAAAAAAGCTGAAGATGATCAAAAGAAGCCTTTGCCTGTTGCTGCTCAGCGCCACCGCCTATGCCGGCGACCCGAAATACCCGGTAAGCGCCATTCCGGCGGACCTGCTGAAAAATGCCCATGTGGTTACCCGGCTGGAGGAAATCACCGTTAAGATGCACAGCCTGAAAGACCTCCGCGTCATCGAAAAAAGAGTGCTTACCATTCTCGACGAAAACGGGGAAGAACATGCCGGTTTTCATGAGTTTTATGATAAAGACAAAGACATCCGCGACATCAGCGGCGTCTTGTACGATGCGCAGGGCAACGTGGTGCGCAAACTGAAGAAAAGCGAAGTGACCGACCTGAGCGCGGTGGGAGAGAGCCTGATGGACGACAGCCGCGTCAAAACGCACGACTTTCACCACCGGATCTATCCTTACACCGTGGAGTATGAAGTGGAAACCTCGCGCAGCTTCACCGCCTTTTTACCCGGCTGGCTGCCCCAGCCCGACGAAGGTTTCGCGGTGGAACAAAGCCGCCTGTCGGTAACCGTGCCGGAGGATTACAAACTCCGCTACCGCCAGTTCAACTACAAAGGAGAGCCTGTACAGGCCGTTAATAAGGGCGACAAGACCTTTACCTGGGAAGTACGCAACCTGGCGGCCCTGGAGCCGGAAAGCATGACGTTGCCCATCCAGCAGCGCACCACCGCGGTGTTTACCGCCCCCAGCGACTTTTCGTACGGCAGCTACACCGGTAACATGAACACCTGGAACGATTTCGGGAAGTTCATCCTCACCCTCAACGCCGGCCGCGACCAGTTGCCGGATAAAGTGAAAGCGGAAGTGCACGCCCTCACCGACGGGCTTAAAACCCCGGAAGAGAAAATCAGGACGCTTTATCAGTACCTGCAGAAGAATACCCGTTACATCAGCATCCAGCTGGGCGTGGGCGGCTGGCAGACCTTCGATGCGGCCTATGTGGCCAACAAAGGCTACGGCGATTGCAAGGCCCTGAGCAACTATATGTTCTCGCTGCTGAAGGAAGCGGGCATCCGTTCGCATTATACCATCGTACGCTCCGGCGACGATGCGCCCGATATCATCGAAGATTTCAGCATGAACCAGTTCAACCACATCATCCTCTGCGTGCCGCTGGGGAAAGACACGACCTGGCTCGAATGCACCAGCCAGACGCTGCCGGCGGGCTACCTGAGCGATTTTACCTGCAACCGGGCGGTGCTGCTGATCGACGAAACGGGCGGCAAACTGGCCCGCACGCCACGGTACGCCATGCAGCAGAACCAGCAGCTGCGCAACATCAAAGCGAGCATCAACCCTGCCGGCGACATGAGCGGGCAGGTGCAGACGGTGTATACGGGGCTGCAGCAGGACTGGTGCCACAAACTCGTCAACAACCTGAAACCCGAAAAACAGCTGGAATCCCTGAAAAGGATGTTCAATCTGCCGAGCTACGATATCGCCAAATACAACTACACCGCCAAATCCGCCGCCGGCGTGGTGCCGGAAATGGGGGAGGTGCTCGATATCACGGCCAGCAGCTACGCGTCCGTGAGCGGCAAACGCATTTTCGTAACGCCCAACGTGCTCAACCGCAGCGGCACCAAGCTCGATCCCGAAAAGAAACGGCTGTCGCCCATCCAGCTCAGTTATCCCTGGAAAGATGTGGACACCGTGCAGCTCACCATTCCGGAAGGTTATAAACTGGAGTCCATCTTTCAGGAGGTGAAGCTGGAAGAAAAGTACGGCAGGTATTCGGCCAAAGCCACGGTGAACGGGAACCAGATCACATATGTACGGGTGATGGAAAAGAACGACGGGGTATTCCCGGCCACGGAATACGAAAAGCTGGCAAAGTTTTACAACGATATTTACAAGGCGGACCGCAACCGCATCGTGTTCGTCAAAGCGGAATAAAAAAAGGGTGTATCGGTTTTGATACACCCTTTTTTTATTGACTGATTACTTATTTCTCGCGTACGCTCACGGATATTCTCCTGTCTTTTTTCCTTTCTTCGTCAGGGGCATCGGCCGGCGCTTTTGCAAATTCAGATCCATATCCTTCCGCACCCAATAGCTGCACCGGTTTCACGTGTGCCGCCGTCAATGCGCTGACTACGGATTCCGCGCGTTGCTGCGACAGTTTCTGGTTGGCCTTGGGGTCGCCCACGGCATCGGTATATCCGCCGATTTTGATTTTTGTTTTCGGGAAAGCGTTGAGGATGGCCACGAGGTTTTTCACCTGTGCCTGGCTTTCTTCGGTCAGTTCCGCGCTGCCGGTTTTGAAGTTGAGGTTATCGAAGTCGAACCACTGGTCTTTCCCGCCCTGGGTGCTGGGGTCTTTCAGGAAGGTCACGAGCTGGTCTTCGATACCGCCTTTATACGCGTCGAGCACCGTACCGTCCGGCAGCGTCACCTTGATGGATTCGCGTGTAACCGTGGGTGTGGTGGCCGGCTCGGTCACATGGGAGATGGCCGTGTCTTCCATATGCGACACCGTTACGGAATCCGTCACCGCATGCCCGCCGGGCTGGTTGCCGCAGCCGCGCAGCAGGAACCAGAGCAGCAGGATGAGCGCGATGACGGCGATGAGTATCCACAGCCAGCGGTTACCGCCTGTTTTTTCGGCGGCGTGGCTTACGGAGTTGGCGGTATGTTTCACCCCGCCGCCGATGCCGGAAATAAGCCCGCTCAGCTTGTTGCCGATGTCGCCCAGGCTGCCGGCGCCCAGCAGGCCGGCGAGGCCCAGCCCGGAAGGAACGGCGGCCAGGATTTTATCTTTCTGGCTGTTCAGGAAACCCAGCAGCCCCGGACCACTGTCGACCTGCTGGCCGATCACCCCCAGCGAAGCCGGAGCGGCGGTTTGCAGCAGCGTTTCGGCGCTTTGGGGCTTGATGCCTGCATAAGAAGCGATCGCATTGGTAATATCCCCGGCTTTGTTGCCGAACAGCGACCGCAGGATGTCTGCGCCTTTGGCCAGCAACCCGGCGGGCAAAGCCCCTGCGAGGTTGCCCAGGTTGGAGAAGTTGCCGGAAGCCGCATCCTTGATCAGCCCCAGTAAATTGCCCGCTTCCCCGGGCGTAGAGGCCTTGTTCAACAGCCCGGTCAATACGGTGGGAATAATACCGCCCAGCGCTTTCTGCACGTTGCCTTCACTTTCTCCCAGCTGGGTAGCTGCTGTCCGTGAAAAATCGTTGTTAAAGAGGTTTTTCAGCGTGTCAAGCAGGTCGAATGCCATAGTGGTAGGTTTTGGAGGTGATTGAATTGATGATGCATTTATAGAATGACTTACAACAGACCTATATAACAGGGAATAATCAGCTTAAGTTCATTACCGGGAGGGACAAAAAGACAAAATAGCAGATTATTTATATGTTAACTGAAAATAATGCAGGCCCGGCGGCCCTTTTCTGCCATATTAACGGCTGTAAAGGGGCTGGTTCGACATTTGCACAACCTGAACAAATCAAAAATCCAATCGTTAACCTAAAAGAGACAAAAGAAGATATATGAACCTGAACAATTTCACCATAAAATCACAGGAAACGCTGCAACAGGCGCAGCAGCTGGCGTTCAATCACCGCAACCAGGCGATTGAAACGGGCCATATTCTGAAAGCGCTGCTGCAGGACGACGATAACAGCATTGAATACCTGCTGAAGAAAAACGGTGTCAACACCGGTTTTATCGACGGGAAACTCAACGAACAGCTGCAGCAGTACGCTACCATCGGTTCCGGCGAAGGCGGCCAGGTATTGAGCCGCGAGGCCAATAACGCCCTGCTCCGCGCCGGTTCCAGCATCAAGGAATTTAAAGACGAATTCGTGAGCGTGGAGCATATCCTGCTCGGCCTGCTGGGCGGCAGCGACGATTCCG
This window encodes:
- a CDS encoding ArnT family glycosyltransferase; amino-acid sequence: MNKKHLILAGFVLLKFILHYSLIGPEYELHRDEFLYLDQARHPAWGYISVPPLTAWLSRIVGLLGNGIFWVKFFPALFGALTMVVVWKAIESLKGNLFALILGATGVLFSVLLRLNILYQPNSLDVLCWTAFYYALIRYIQNEHPRWLYIGAVVFAIGFLNKYNVVFQLIGLLPAILLTEHRRIFTNRHFYFAILTGLVLIAPNLVWQYSNNFPVVWHMKELAKTQLVNVDRVDFLKTQLLFFLGALFIILAGLYALWAYAPFRKYRLFFWALVFTLATFIYFKAKDYYAIGLYPVYIAFGAAYLGVLLQEGWKRYLQPVAVAIPVLLFLPMYSVVFPNKSPAYIEQNGDRYKALGLLRWEDGKDHSLPQDFADMQGWKELAQKVAKVHAAYPDPGNTLVLCDNYGQAGAINYYTNGKVRAVSFNADYVEWFELSRPYRNLVRVISYDEVEQELRDISPYFDTVVVADSLTNRFARERGTTIVAFSGAKVDVNAKIREEVAEVKKR
- a CDS encoding alpha/beta hydrolase family protein, translating into MKTISILSVCILSAWFSAGAQIDTTLLCRGNYYTEAEGKAALEKAAATWHNRQTWEQRAARIRRGILEGAGMNRFPGDAPLKPIIRSKKTFDGYTVENVAIESMPGFFVTGNLYKPTARRKSYPAVLSPHGHAKEPPRFTEGVQKRCATLARMGAIVFVYDMIGVGESDQCSHKHPQGVALQLHNSKRALDFLSSLPEVDKKRIAMTGESGGGTQTFLLAATDDRIAVSVPVVMVSAHFFGGCICESGMPVHKSKDHQTSNVEIAALFAPKPMLLISDGKDWTKNTPGVEYPYIRSVYRLYGRERNIENLHLPDEGHDYGFSKRKGAYAFLAKHLGLSLKPVTDTAGVVNEDSVTIQTRDELAVFDARHPRPAYAVKGDDAVIGLLRR
- a CDS encoding YdeI/OmpD-associated family protein; protein product: MNPAVDFFFDKAKKWQKELEQLRKIMLACGLTEELKWGVPCYTHQGSNIVLIHSFNDYCALLFFKGALLNDTEGILIQQTENVQAARQIRFTGLKEIVSMAPVLKTYVYEAISVEEAGLTVKMKKTAEFNVPEEFQERLDKMPALKTAFEGLTPGRQRGYLLYFSSAKQSKTRISRVEKYMQQILDGKGLEDK
- a CDS encoding SRPBCC family protein; its protein translation is MERKTKLNAEEGKHDILVTREFDLPLELLFKAYEDPEIVEQWMGTKVLKLENKQHGGWQYETKDPQGNVVFRANGTIHEFVPNQKIIRTFQMENTPYPVQLEFLEFEKLTDDTSKLSMQIVYRSVADRNEMLKLPFAYGINMAHDLLQKIVGKLK
- the queG gene encoding tRNA epoxyqueuosine(34) reductase QueG — encoded protein: MVKEKARALGFDHCGIAKAEELTEDAFRLEQWLNKGMHGNMGYMANYFDKRIDPRKLVEGAQSVITLLLNYYPSATQQPDAPKIAKYAYGADYHEVIRGKLNEFLAELRGFLGDIQGRGFVDSAPVLERSWAQRSGLGWIGKNGNLIHKQAGSFFFIATLIVDVPLLYDAPTGDYCGSCTRCLDACPTGALVSPTVVDGSRCISYYTIELKDALIPGQMEGKFDNWMFGCDICQDVCPWNRFSSPNTTFTPIPEVLDFTTAQWEELTEEEFKRIFRHSPLKRSKYAGIRRNLKFLQG
- a CDS encoding S41 family peptidase, whose amino-acid sequence is MCAFILHPGNGWAQTALTRQQAEEDIDFYVRTVKASHYQPFLHITEKAYDNRIAAIKHSMGDSIGIRDFVSLFYQVTALLGDAHSTPVPGQPVFREEFGKEQFFPYRLLANSHQLYVPASLAKDLGIPAGAAITDINGENINTLFRQAEAGIAGLPSFREEAAGRLFSYFLFLRNIRPPFVLGYKNRNGMAGKSAPIAGVTFKKALSASMPHIVQPYTHQILQQKLGYIDIRSLSGDIDQFRAFLDTSFRQFNEAGIQHLAIDLRQNSGGNTDLGDLLFSYISDKKYTWGTKHWKISQPYKDQLKAGGDTTSAYLQKTNGAVWASENSCLPKENPFGNNIRFKGKIYFITGPFTFSSAMAVADVVKTYGLGTIVGQPTGENVKDFGEAFVITLPNSKIRIQSTTSLSTGADCHRKKNGPVQPDVMAGNTLQDDISGRDKTVEYILGTIR
- a CDS encoding DoxX family protein, with product MSKRNKIIYWIATIWLSLGMLSTGIVQVLNKESEMEFIVRLGYPTYFLAILGIWKILGVVAILIPRYPLLKEWAYAGFFFSMTGAIFSHIAAGTPGEMFPSVLLLALTILSWYFRPAERKLVLLNVKNQ